In Vicinamibacterales bacterium, the DNA window TAGCCGGCCGGTCCACGCCCGGAAGGGGGAGTCATGGAGCAGGCGTTCTTTGACGCGGTGAAGGGCGGCAACCTCGACGAGGTGCGGCGGCTTGTTCGCGACCGGCCCGCCCGCGCTGGCGCGCGGGACGCCAACGGCGTCTCCGGCATTCTCATCGCCATCTACCACCGTCGCCCTGAGGTGGCCGCCGCCCTCGTGGAGATGGGCGCGCCCATCGACATCTTCGATGCGAGCGCGTTGGGCCTGGTCGACCGTCTTACGGCGTTGGTGAAGGAGGACCCGGCCCTGGTGTCCGCGTTCGCGCAGGACGGCTTCTATCCGATCGGCCTGGCTGCATACTTCGGCCATCTCGACGCGGTCCGCGCCCTGATTGCCTCCGGCGCCGACGCTCACGCCGTGGCGAGGAATCCGTTCAAGGTGCAGCCAATCCACGCGGCCGCGGCCAGCCGTAACCTGGAGATCATCCGCGCGGTGCTCCAGGCGGGCGGCGATCCGAATGTCCCGCAGCAGCAGGGCTTCGTGCCGCTGCACGAAGCTGCGTCGAGCGGCAACCGCGAGATGGCGGAGCTACTGGTGGCCTACGGCGCCAATCCGAGGCTGCCGAACGACGCCGGCAAGACCAGCATCGACCTCGCGAGAGAGAAGGGCCACCCCGACCTTGCCGACTGGCTCGACAAGGGATGATTGGGGTCAGGTCAAGAAAATCACAGTCTGGGATGATTGGGGACAGGTGCCGGTCAATCACCCCGAATGCCTGAGACTCTTGAGGCGCCGCAAGACCTTGGACATCGAGTTTGGGTGCAGACCCAGATGCTCAGCAATCTCTGACAGCCGATATCCGTGAACCACGTGTGCACGGCGAATCATCGCGTCGCGCTTGTTTCTGGAGAAGCCCACGTCCTTGAACAGTTCCTCTACGGGTGGCCGCGCTAGAGATCTGTATGCCCGGGGAAGCGCGATGTGCGCCATCGATTCACCGATGTGCCGTCGAACCGCCGACTCAAACGCCGCTGAGCCCACCACGTCCGCGCCGGTCGCGTCGTTGGTCGCCTCCGGCGATTTTACAAAGGCCCGGTACAATGCTTGTGCTGCGGCCCGGCTTCCGCAACCGAACACCCACTCCATCCAGTCGAGGTGGAGAAACGGATGCGGCTTGGCCAACCCGGCGGTAGCCCGGTAGCTGCTCCAGGCCCAGTCCTCTGGATTTGTCACCAAGCCTGCGACGACGGGATTCATCGCGACGTATCTCACAACCGTCCGCAGATACAAATCGCTGTCGACCAATCGCGAAGTGAACCGCCCTTCAAAGACGTGACCCGTTCGACGGTGACGTCGGTTCACATGCTGCGTGTACACCCCATTGATGTAGCGCATTGCGGCCGACAGGGTCCCTCTCGGCGTGTCGAGTACAAGGTGATAGTGATTGTCCATCTCGACGTCGGCCAGAACGCGAACCTCGTACCGCTCGGACGCGATGGCTACGATGTCGAGAAATCGCTGGCGGTCAATCGCGTCGTCATAGATCTGTGACTTGCGATTCCCGCGAGACATCACGTGATAGATCGCGCCGTTGAGTTGAAGTCGGGGACGCCTGGCCATGCCATCCCCACAATCAAGACGGTTGCCGCCAGAATTATCCTAGATTCAGGCCAGATCTTGAATTGCCTATGTGTCGAGTAGTCAAAAACCGACAGCAGGCGCAGCCTTCGGCGTTGCAGAAACTGCGGACCGCAGGAGTTCGGGCTGCCCTGTCCCCAATCATCCCAGACTGTGATTTTCTTGACCTGACCCCAATCACCCCTGGGCGAAGTGCCGGTAGGCGGAGAGGGTGCCTTCGACGAGGTGCTCGACGTCGAACCGGTCGGCGACACGCTGGCGTCCCGCCTCGCCGTAGGCGCGGCGGGTGGACGGGTCCTTCAGCAGCTTGATGATCTCCACGGCCAGTGGCGTCGGCTCGCCCGGCTCGACCAGCTCGCCGGTCACGCCCGGCACTACCGCCTCGGGGATGCCGCCCGCGCGCGTGCCGACGACCGCCAGGCCCATGGCCATCGCGTCGAGCACCGCCGACCCCAGGCCCTCGGTGATCGAACTCATCACGAACAGGTCGGCCGACTTCATCAGCGACAGCACGTCTTCGCGAAATCCCGGCAGCAGCACGTGTTTCTCGAGCGACAGGTGCTTGACCTGCTTCTCCAACGCCGCGCGCAACTCGCCCTCGCCGAAGATCACCAGGCGCGCGTCCGGCACCTCCCGCAGCACCGCCGGCATGGCGTCGATCAGGTACTTCTGGCCCTTGTGCCCGACGAGGGCACCGACGTTCACGATCACCGGCACGCCGTGCGGCAGCCAGTACTCCGCGTGCAGGTCCGCCGCCTGCCGATGTGCGATCTTCCCGACGTCGATGCCGTCGTGCACCACGACGATGCGGTCCGTGGGAATGCCGTCGTGGACCAGAATGTCGCGGATGGCCGCCGACGCGGCGATGAAGCCGTCGACCTGCCGGTACTTCCACTGCGAGAACGCGTTGCCTTGCAGATGAAAATCCACGCGACGCGAGACGACGAGTTTCGGGCGCGGCACCGGCGCGCTGAACGACAGGCCCAGCGACGCCATGGCCACCGCATGCGGGTCGTGGGCATGCACGATCGCCGGCCGCCATTGCCGCACGATCCGCGACAGCTTCCAGGCCGCGGCCAGGTCGATCTCGTTCACCGGCGCCAGCGGCACCAGGTCGGGACCCTCGGACGCGCGTCGATAGAGCTCACCCTCGGGGTGCGCGACGAGCACCGCCCGGTGACCTCGCGCCCGAAGGCCGAGCACGGTCAGGAGGACTTGTTGCTGTCCTCCGCGCCACGTGCGCGCGGTGTCGATGTGGAGGGCGAACACAGTTCCCAGAGTTTCGCGAACTTGAGGCCGACGTACCGCGCGTTCATCGCGGAGACGATCAGCCCGGGGACCCCGTCGCGGAAGCCGCCACGGAGCAGGTAATTACGGAAAAACGCCGCCGGCGGATGCACCGCCAGGTCGAACCAGCCCGCGCGCCGCCCGTCCTCGAACATCTGGCGCGCCGCCAGCGAGGTGTAGCGGTCCATCGTCTGCAGGTGATGCGCGAGGTCGCGGTAGGCGTAGTGGAGAAGCTCGCCGCGCAGGTCGATCACCGGGCCGTCGGCCTTGACCGACTCGTGCACGAGATGCCCCGTCCACCGCGCGCGCCGGCGATCGTAGAGGCGCAGCTGGTAATCCGGGTACCAGTCCGTGGATCGAATCCAGCGGCCAAGGTGAAACGTGACGCGCGGCACCCGATAGCCCGGCGCCTCCGGACCGCGCTGCAGCAGGGTGCGGATCTCGCCGGCAAGCGCCGGCGACACGCGCTCATCCGCGTCGAGCGAGAAGATCCAATCGTGACTGGCCTGCTCGGCGGCGAAGTTCTTCTGCGCGATGTAACCGGGCCACGGCCGGACGATCACCTGGTCGGTGAACTCGCGGGCGATGGCGGCGGTGTCATCGGTGCTCTGGCTGTCAACGACGATGATCTCGTCGGCCCACGACAGGGACTCGAGCGCGGCCCGAAGGTTGGCGGCTTCGTTGAGGGTGATGACTGTGGCCGTGACGGGCACGGCCACAGTCTATCGGAGAAGGGCAGCGGCAGATTGACGCAGATTATGCCGTCAGGATCCGCACTAGAACAGGGGCGACTGCTGGACGGCGGTGTAGTTGACGACCGACTTGGCGTATTCGACCAGCGCCAGCAGTTCGCTGTTGCGGGCGACGTTGAGGTCGCGCTGGGCCTGCAGCACGAAGAAGCTGCTGGTCATGCCGGCCTGGTACTTCTTCTCTTCCGCTTCGAGCCGGCGTTCGGCCAGCACGCGCGACGACCGGGTCGCGTCCACGCGCTTGGCGTTGGTCTGCACCTGGCGGCCGTACTCGCGGACCTGCGTCGATACCTGCAATTCGAGGCTCTGCACCTGCCGCTCGGCCTGCGTGTTCTGCAGCCGCGCCCGCGCCAGCTGCGCTTCCTGCGTGGACTTGCCGATCGGATAGGCAATGTCCACCTGGAGCGACCAGCCGGGGAAGTCGCCGGCGAACGTGTTGCCCAGCGTGCTGAAGTAGCTCTTTTCGACGCTGGTCAGGATGTCGCCGGTGGGGAAGCCGGTCTGGGGATCGCGGCCGCGCGTGACCTGCAGACCGCCCGTGGCGCGGGCGTTGTAGTTGACCGACGCGGAGACGTCGGGCAGCGACTGGTTCTTGAAATAGCGGATGTTGACGTCGTTGACCTCGAGGTTCTTGCGCGCCGCGACGACGTCGGTGCGCTGGCCGAGCGCGTTCTTGATCGCGCCGTCAATGTCGACCGCGGTCGGCTGGAAGGTGACCGAGTCGGTCGGTTCGATGCGCGCCGCCCAGAAGTCGGCCTGGCTGGGGTTGAAGACGAGCGCGCGCAGCGTGTCTTGCGCGCGGTCGATGGCGGCCTCGGCGAGAATCACCGACTCTTCGCGCGTGGCCACTTCGGCCTCGGCCTGGACGATGTCGAGCGGCGCCATGGTGCCAATCTCGACGCGGGCGCGGTTGTCCTTGAGCGACTGCTGCGCCAGTTCGAGCGACTGCCGCTGCACGGCGAGGTTGCCGAGGGCGTACATCAGGTCGTAGTAGGCGTTGCGCACGTTGCGCACCGTGACCGCGATCGACTGCTGCAGCTGGACGTCGGAGATTTCCTTGTTCTTCTGGCTGACCAGCAGTTGCTGGCGGGCGCCATCGATCCGGAAGTTCCGCAACAGCGGCTGGGTGTAGGTGGCGCTCACCGACGAGTTCAACTGCGGATTGAACGTCGAGAACTGGTTGTTGGTCGTGTTGCGGCCGTTGTTCCAGCGCACGTCGTAGCTGCCGCCGTACCAATTGGTGAGCGACGAGACGCCGAAGTTGAAGAGCGACTGGCCGTTGGTGATGCCGCTCGCGGTGCCGCCCGACAGGATGTTGGTCGACGGCTGCGTCTGGTCCGACGTGCTGATGGTCGAGACGAAGTTCGGCGTATACGCGGCCTTGAACTGCGTGATTGAGAGCTCCTGCAACTGAGGGTTGTAGCGCTGGACCTGCAGGTCGAGGTTCTGCTCGATCGCGGTCGCCACGGCATCGTCAATGCTCATCCGCCGGACCGGGCCTTGCGCCGGGGGCGTAGCGGCCGTTGTCTGGGCGTGGACAGGCGACAGCCCAAAACCGGACACTATCGTCGCCACGAGGCCGGCCGTCACAACCGCCCGGGCGCAAAAACGCTGGTCAAAACGCATCACACTGCTACTCCAATCGAAGGTCAACCGCTGGCCTGAACCCGGGGTGACAGCAAAAGCGGTACCGCTGGCTCACACGCCGGTTCTCCATCATAGACGTCATGGGGCCGACCAGGGTTCGGTAAGGGTGTTTGAAACAGCCGCCGTCGCGGCCCGAACTCAGCCCGCTATGGCGGCCAAGCCGCCGCGCACGGTCGAGGATGCCGGGCGCTTCGGCGGGGCGGCCACCGTTGCGACTGGGGCAAGTGGGTCACAACGGTGGCCGATATACTACCGATCGATGACTGAATCCGACCTGCTGACCCTGTTTCGCCGCTCGGGCGCGCTGCTCGACGGCCACTTCCGTTTGTCGTCGGGGCTGCACAGCCCCGGGTACCTCCAGTGCGCGTTGGTCCTCCAGCACCCCCGTGATGCCGAGGCCCTCGGTGCCGCCTTGGGCAATGCCGTGCGCGCGCTGGGCGCCGCCACGGTGCTCTCGCCGGCCCTCGGCGGCATCGTCATCGGCC includes these proteins:
- a CDS encoding ankyrin repeat domain-containing protein, with amino-acid sequence MEQAFFDAVKGGNLDEVRRLVRDRPARAGARDANGVSGILIAIYHRRPEVAAALVEMGAPIDIFDASALGLVDRLTALVKEDPALVSAFAQDGFYPIGLAAYFGHLDAVRALIASGADAHAVARNPFKVQPIHAAAASRNLEIIRAVLQAGGDPNVPQQQGFVPLHEAASSGNREMAELLVAYGANPRLPNDAGKTSIDLAREKGHPDLADWLDKG
- a CDS encoding transposase, which codes for MARRPRLQLNGAIYHVMSRGNRKSQIYDDAIDRQRFLDIVAIASERYEVRVLADVEMDNHYHLVLDTPRGTLSAAMRYINGVYTQHVNRRHRRTGHVFEGRFTSRLVDSDLYLRTVVRYVAMNPVVAGLVTNPEDWAWSSYRATAGLAKPHPFLHLDWMEWVFGCGSRAAAQALYRAFVKSPEATNDATGADVVGSAAFESAVRRHIGESMAHIALPRAYRSLARPPVEELFKDVGFSRNKRDAMIRRAHVVHGYRLSEIAEHLGLHPNSMSKVLRRLKSLRHSG
- a CDS encoding glycosyltransferase is translated as MFALHIDTARTWRGGQQQVLLTVLGLRARGHRAVLVAHPEGELYRRASEGPDLVPLAPVNEIDLAAAWKLSRIVRQWRPAIVHAHDPHAVAMASLGLSFSAPVPRPKLVVSRRVDFHLQGNAFSQWKYRQVDGFIAASAAIRDILVHDGIPTDRIVVVHDGIDVGKIAHRQAADLHAEYWLPHGVPVIVNVGALVGHKGQKYLIDAMPAVLREVPDARLVIFGEGELRAALEKQVKHLSLEKHVLLPGFREDVLSLMKSADLFVMSSITEGLGSAVLDAMAMGLAVVGTRAGGIPEAVVPGVTGELVEPGEPTPLAVEIIKLLKDPSTRRAYGEAGRQRVADRFDVEHLVEGTLSAYRHFAQG
- a CDS encoding glycosyltransferase family 2 protein; this translates as MPVTATVITLNEAANLRAALESLSWADEIIVVDSQSTDDTAAIAREFTDQVIVRPWPGYIAQKNFAAEQASHDWIFSLDADERVSPALAGEIRTLLQRGPEAPGYRVPRVTFHLGRWIRSTDWYPDYQLRLYDRRRARWTGHLVHESVKADGPVIDLRGELLHYAYRDLAHHLQTMDRYTSLAARQMFEDGRRAGWFDLAVHPPAAFFRNYLLRGGFRDGVPGLIVSAMNARYVGLKFAKLWELCSPSTSTPRARGAEDSNKSS
- a CDS encoding TolC family protein — encoded protein: MSIDDAVATAIEQNLDLQVQRYNPQLQELSITQFKAAYTPNFVSTISTSDQTQPSTNILSGGTASGITNGQSLFNFGVSSLTNWYGGSYDVRWNNGRNTTNNQFSTFNPQLNSSVSATYTQPLLRNFRIDGARQQLLVSQKNKEISDVQLQQSIAVTVRNVRNAYYDLMYALGNLAVQRQSLELAQQSLKDNRARVEIGTMAPLDIVQAEAEVATREESVILAEAAIDRAQDTLRALVFNPSQADFWAARIEPTDSVTFQPTAVDIDGAIKNALGQRTDVVAARKNLEVNDVNIRYFKNQSLPDVSASVNYNARATGGLQVTRGRDPQTGFPTGDILTSVEKSYFSTLGNTFAGDFPGWSLQVDIAYPIGKSTQEAQLARARLQNTQAERQVQSLELQVSTQVREYGRQVQTNAKRVDATRSSRVLAERRLEAEEKKYQAGMTSSFFVLQAQRDLNVARNSELLALVEYAKSVVNYTAVQQSPLF